In Theileria equi strain WA chromosome 3, complete sequence, the genomic window GTGATTTTGGGTGGTATATGGCTTCTAATTTGTATTGCAGGTGAAGTTATAACAACTTTGACTAGTTGTAGgtgttttaaatttttagACATCACAATGATATTTGTGTATGGCTCAATGTTTGTTTTCTCGCTGATAACCATTATTCACTGTACCAAGATTTATACAAATGGGAGGTTGGATTATTCTTCATACGTCGCTTTGCTTAAAGGACAGGTCAATGACTATGTGGGAACATATGTTGGTGATTATGTTCATCAGAATGTGGAAAATTATGTGAATTATGATTTAATCAGGGGGTACTTTGACAGTCTTACTACAAATCACACGAACGAGCAAATTAACTTCTATATGGGCAATGGTGATTTCTTAATTGTGGTCATTATGCTCGCAACGGTAAATCTATTCTTCAGTTTTATTGCTACCTTGTACACTCTCTTCCACTTTTTTGACTTTCACAGCGATGAAACCCCTAGAGAGGCAGATGACAAAAAATTTTGCGTCGTAATTAACCAAAAATAATTCACATGTAATATACCCTTAATTcataatttttaaattATGGTGTTATAGCTAGATTTGCGGTGTGTGTTAGTTTTAATGTTCTTCCATGGTACCATCTAATGAAGATGCGCCTGAACCTGTGTTTACATTTGGTAAACACAGAGGACGCACTTTTCTTGACGTATATAACAACGACGTGAATTACGTAAATTGGATGAAGTCATTATCGGATCCCTCAGATAAAGTCTTAgaattttgcaatttcATAGCTAACTATGAAACAGGTATTAAAGTAACCAATTCAAATTGCGAAGGTCAGTCATTTGATTCCGATACTACATTTAATTCGCCTAATGTGCCTTCTCTGGACCATGCGATAAAACCTTATTCTTCTAACACACATACTCCAAAACGCAGCCTATCTGATTTAAAAAATCAAGAAAATTACAAGGAAACGCTTTGTATGTCTAGTGAAAAGGTAGGATCCCTCAATAAGAGGCAAAAATACTCAACGATGCCTACATCAAATGATTCCTCTATTCAGCAATTTTCCCCCAGCGAATTTAATTCGCCATCTTTACAGGATATTTTCAATTCTTTGGAATCTAAAAATGAAAGCTGTGTGACTACGCAAACCCCTGGAGATACTACACACTTCTTAGAATTTGAAGGAGTTATTGCTCTGGTGCTCTACTCTGAATCGGAATTCTACATAAGTTACTGCAAATCGATTAACGCGAATTATACCAGGTGGAGCTATTACGTACCACCTCAATTGTATGAGCACCTAAATAAACTATGTCTTACCACAACTCAGAGACTAATAGCAAAGGACAAATGTACAACATATAAAGCTTCAGACTATAATTTGGTGCTAAAATCTTTGCGTAATGTCATACGTGACAAAAGTCAAATAGAAACTATACCAAATTTTATTTTAAGAACatttccttcattttcatcatacGCCAAAGACTCTAAGTTACCTCAAAAAACGATGGAAACGCTCTTCGATAATCAGAGTCCATACACAAAAAGAAATGCTCCAAATCTTTCTAGCCTGATTGGAGAAGAACTTTACAGAGAGCTTAAACCATTCCAACATGAAGGTGTAGAATTTGGTATAAGAAAAAATGGTAGAGTATTAATAGGGGATGAAATGGGTCTAGGAAAAACACTACAAGCACTTGCAATATCGGCATTTTATTCAATCGACTGGCCAATGATGATCGTTTGTCCATCATCACTCAGATTTCAATGGCGTGATCAGTGTATACGTTGGTTACCACACTTAGTGGACCATGGTGATATATTCCTTGTAAAAAACGGAAGAAATGATATTCCCTTACATGCAAAAGTTGTTATAATTTCTTATGATTTATTAACCAAAAATGAGAGATTTAGACATAATTATAGAGTTATTGTGATAGATGAGTCACACTATCTTAAAAATCGTCTAGCAAAGAGAACAAAGCAAATTGTGCCACTAATTAGAATGGCTAAACGTGCGATTTTACTCTCAGGTACACCCGCATTAAATCTTCCTTCCGAATTATATGAACAAATTTCGTGTATAATACCTGAATTTTCATCATATAACAATTTTGTTGAACGTTATTGtgagaagaaaaagaattGGTATACAAATAAAATGGAATATGTCGGATCAAAGCATACACACGAGCTTCACCTATTTCTAGTTAAAACGGTCATGATACGTCGATTGAAAGAAAATGTTTTGCATGAACTTCCACCGAAAATACGCTCTAAAATACCGATTGAACTTCCCCCAAGCTTTCTAAAATCTTGTAAGGCCGCTCTAAGTCCATTGGAAACAAGAATACTCTCTGATAAGGATTCTGACAATTTCGAAGAAGAGTTCAAAAGCTTTCAAGATATTTTCAGAATGACTGGTGAAGCAAAATGCAAGGGAGTTTGTCAATATATTGAGCATTTGATAGATACAAATATcaaatttttaatatttgcGCATCATATGATCGTTATGGATTCTATAGAAGACAAACTCAAAGAAAAAGGTGCGAACTATATACGCATAGATGGTTCAACAAGTCTTGACAAAAGAGAAGCCTATGTAAATCTATTTCAGACCGATAAACACTGTAAAATTGCACTGCTATCACTATCCGCATGCGGAGTGGGCCTCAATCTCACTGCATCATCAACGGTGGTCTTCGCCGAATTATTCTGGGTCCCAGGTCAAATGATTCAGGCGGAAGATAGGGCGCACAGACTAGGAACAAAACATACAAGCATAAACATTCATTACCTAATCGCCGAAAATTCGGTAGAAGAAACAGTTTGGAAAGTTATAAATCGCAAATGGGAAACAATAACATCTACACTTAATGGTCAAATATCAAATCTTATCCTTTCCAAGGATGACAAAAAAAACATACCACAGAACCAACACTCTatcacaaaaatgttcaaCTTATAATTGTATATTTCGCTTTAACTATTTTTTAGTTTTTTAAATGGTGGTAACCTCTCGAATACAAACTGTCGAGGTAATTTGTCCAATATGTTATCAAACGATAGATTATTTGGATCAATATCCAATCTCCTAAGCATCATTAAAAACCTGCGATTctttttcaaattttcCAGTCTCCTTTTAGAATCAATAATCTTTTTATCTTCTGTGCGATTGTCTTTTGGAGGTACATAATTAGTTATTCCCTCGGGGTAATACGTGTAATTCGTTTTCTCTTGCTTCTTCCCCTTGCTTCTAAGTATGGCTGCAAGCTCTTCTTCGTCTCTTGGATTATTTCCTGATCCATCTAAATACTTGAGCTCATTTGGTGAAAGAAACCTTCTAGCAAAACGTGCAAGTTGTTTAATACCTTTTTTAGATTTAAGCAAATATTTCAACATTCTAGCGGAATCTtcgctggaatcctcatctAAATCATCAAAACCAAAATCAAAAGTCTCCAAAGAACCCTCAGTTTTAGTGCAGTCCTCAGATGTATTTGATGCATCAATAATTTGTTCTGATGCTATTGAACATACATCAGACGACATATTTGCTTCTTTCAACGAATCTCGCATTTTCAAATAGTTTGGCATATATGAGAACTTAGAATCATCAGAAACAGCCTCACCCTGTTGTGATTTTTCTGTAGTTTCTTTAATGCCCTGTAGTATAGAAGCTATCCCATAACATTCATATTCAGAAGGGACTTTTTCTTCATAACTGTTCTTTACTGTAGTGGGAAACTCCTTTTTGATTAAAAGATCCACTTTAGACAATTTATCTTCATAACCTTGTAAGTCTTTTTCTAAAACATTACAAAGTTTATGAAAATTAATTCGCTCAAATTTGGATTTCTTTTTCTCTAATACATTGAAATCATCCGTGTAATTCGTATCAATAGAACCATCGTACGCAGAATATGACGAATTTTTAGTGTCTCTATTGTCTTTGGTAAATCCATGATCACTATCAAAGGATGTGTTATCATAGCCAACACTTCGGGAATCATTCTTACTTCCAAGCAAATCACCTTGAGTGATGATTGGTTTCACAAAACCTTGATTGTCATCCCCTTCAGTTTCTAGAACGTCCAAAGGTACATCAGACACGGAATCAGAATATGCAAGGCTACCACCCAGATTATTTGACATTATTTCCTCCAATTTTGAAGGATCGGAAAGAACCAAACGCCTAGCTCTCTCTGTCCAATCAGATACGTCTTCACCAAAAAGTGCGGAAGCACCCTTAATAGCTgatttttcatcatcaaaaaGTTTCCTTGAATGGGCGAAAGGATTTGGAATCTTAGTTTCTCTCAAAATCTCCGCaaattctttatattctggaTCTCCTGTACTTTCTAACTCTGAAATAATCTTGGAAAGACGTTCATTACGCTCCTTTATACGGGTACTATCATCAATTGGTACCTCcaaaatatcatcaatGAGAATTTCATCGTTAGACTCATTCGGAATGGTACTCAATTCACTTGGTGGAGCCCTAAATGCCGTCCAAAGATATTCTATAAGTTCATGGCGATCTTTAGATAGATCATTATCTGGAATACCCAACTCTGAAGcaaaattaaaattttctcCTTGTACATCCCGCAAAGCTGATGTTAATTCATCTGTTACagcattaaaatatgaatcTGTATCAGTTATATTGAAAGGAGTGTAAACCTTACTGCTCCATACACATGAGTCAGCATACTTATAGATACTTCTTTCGAATGGCTTTGGCTCAATAGAAACTTCATTCAAATCAGCTATTTCATAACCTAGTTTATTAAATCTCTCTTTATCACGCCGTAATTTTTCCTTGGTAGATGTGTCCTGAAATAGTTGCTCCTGTTGTTTTTCCAGTTCTTTTTTTTTTCTAAGGTTCTCTAAATACAATATATATTCTGTAGTATGATTACGATGTCCACCTATTTCTGATAACAAGGAATCATATCCACCAATCTGtttcatcttttccagtTCATCTACTCTAAGTTCATTCATAAAATCACGTTTAGCACACTTTAAATAAGCAGCTTGGTGCCCAAGTGTTTCATCCCCCGTGACAAGGCGTTTATTTAATTCTTCTTGCAGGGAGTTTTCAGAGACTTGGATTCtgttttttataaaatcgATCCCTTTAATATACAATATCGGTACCCTTGTGCCAATCTTAAGGTGAAGCCTTTCCTCCCCAGTaaactttttggaaagttttcTATCACTATTGTGTAAAAAGGCATCAACTGTAGCTCCAATATCAACGTAAAACCCAAGGGGCGACCTTCTAGTTACGCGACCTGTAACTTGTTCTTCAATCTTGAATGAATGCAAAGGTCTTCTGCCAGGCAATGAAATATCTGATAATGGACGTAATGATAAACGAATAGTAGGTCTTTGCGAATTGACAGCTTTTATATAAACTGAAATTATATCACCAGGAGTAAGGTCCATATCCGCTCTATTAATCCAGGAATTACTCATATCTCTAGCGTGCAAAACGCCGTAACAAACAGATCCGATATCAACAAGTGCATAAGTTGGAAAAACCATGTATACTCTCCCCTTTACCACTTCACCTATGGTATAAAAGTCTGGATTCAGGCGCTTGTAGTTCttggagattctaaaaTTCTGAAAAAATCGTTAATATAGGTTGTATAACTATAGACTATATAAATCAAATTTACCTCTTCTCGGTTTTTACTATGGTTATCAGGATCTTCATTTAATAGGTCCATATCGTGATTTACCATAGCCTTCACTAGCCTTTTGCTCAAATTATGAAGCATTATTGGATGTTTTTCCGGAGATTTTTCCACTGCTTCATATCCTATCCTATCTACTAGCTCATCATCAAACATGGAATTTCTCAACTGAGTCTTGTTTCTGTATATCTCAGATCCAAGCAAAGAGCACGAGAAAATATAGGAAAAACGGGTGGGAAAATTACCTAAAATAATACAGTGTATGAATATAAACCCCttaaaaatagaaaataGTGTTATCATCAGGAGATACAAATTC contains:
- a CDS encoding helicase family member protein (encoded by transcript BEWA_011430A), which codes for MVPSNEDAPEPVFTFGKHRGRTFLDVYNNDVNYVNWMKSLSDPSDKVLEFCNFIANYETGIKVTNSNCEGQSFDSDTTFNSPNVPSLDHAIKPYSSNTHTPKRSLSDLKNQENYKETLCMSSEKVGSLNKRQKYSTMPTSNDSSIQQFSPSEFNSPSLQDIFNSLESKNESCVTTQTPGDTTHFLEFEGVIALVLYSESEFYISYCKSINANYTRWSYYVPPQLYEHLNKLCLTTTQRLIAKDKCTTYKASDYNLVLKSLRNVIRDKSQIETIPNFILRTFPSFSSYAKDSKLPQKTMETLFDNQSPYTKRNAPNLSSLIGEELYRELKPFQHEGVEFGIRKNGRVLIGDEMGLGKTLQALAISAFYSIDWPMMIVCPSSLRFQWRDQCIRWLPHLVDHGDIFLVKNGRNDIPLHAKVVIISYDLLTKNERFRHNYRVIVIDESHYLKNRLAKRTKQIVPLIRMAKRAILLSGTPALNLPSELYEQISCIIPEFSSYNNFVERYCEKKKNWYTNKMEYVGSKHTHELHLFLVKTVMIRRLKENVLHELPPKIRSKIPIELPPSFLKSCKAALSPLETRILSDKDSDNFEEEFKSFQDIFRMTGEAKCKGVCQYIEHLIDTNIKFLIFAHHMIVMDSIEDKLKEKGANYIRIDGSTSLDKREAYVNLFQTDKHCKIALLSLSACGVGLNLTASSTVVFAELFWVPGQMIQAEDRAHRLGTKHTSINIHYLIAENSVEETVWKVINRKWETITSTLNGQISNLILSKDDKKNIPQNQHSITKMFNL
- a CDS encoding S1 RNA binding domain-containing protein (encoded by transcript BEWA_011440A), which gives rise to MFDDELVDRIGYEAVEKSPEKHPIMLHNLSKRLVKAMVNHDMDLLNEDPDNHSKNREENFRISKNYKRLNPDFYTIGEVVKGRVYMVFPTYALVDIGSVCYGVLHARDMSNSWINRADMDLTPGDIISVYIKAVNSQRPTIRLSLRPLSDISLPGRRPLHSFKIEEQVTGRVTRRSPLGFYVDIGATVDAFLHNSDRKLSKKFTGEERLHLKIGTRVPILYIKGIDFIKNRIQVSENSLQEELNKRLVTGDETLGHQAAYLKCAKRDFMNELRVDELEKMKQIGGYDSLLSEIGGHRNHTTEYILYLENLRKKKELEKQQEQLFQDTSTKEKLRRDKERFNKLGYEIADLNEVSIEPKPFERSIYKYADSCVWSSKVYTPFNITDTDSYFNAVTDELTSALRDVQGENFNFASELGIPDNDLSKDRHELIEYLWTAFRAPPSELSTIPNESNDEILIDDILEVPIDDSTRIKERNERLSKIISELESTGDPEYKEFAEILRETKIPNPFAHSRKLFDDEKSAIKGASALFGEDVSDWTERARRLVLSDPSKLEEIMSNNLGGSLAYSDSVSDVPLDVLETEGDDNQGFVKPIITQGDLLGSKNDSRSVGYDNTSFDSDHGFTKDNRDTKNSSYSAYDGSIDTNYTDDFNVLEKKKSKFERINFHKLCNVLEKDLQGYEDKLSKVDLLIKKEFPTTVKNSYEEKVPSEYECYGIASILQGIKETTEKSQQGEAVSDDSKFSYMPNYLKMRDSLKEANMSSDVCSIASEQIIDASNTSEDCTKTEGSLETFDFGFDDLDEDSSEDSARMLKYLLKSKKGIKQLARFARRFLSPNELKYLDGSGNNPRDEEELAAILRSKGKKQEKTNYTYYPEGITNYVPPKDNRTEDKKIIDSKRRLENLKKNRRFLMMLRRLDIDPNNLSFDNILDKLPRQFVFERLPPFKKLKNS